In Clostridiales bacterium, one genomic interval encodes:
- a CDS encoding ankyrin repeat domain-containing protein, whose product MGNKKVFNCGTKLTLAIYRGNRDMIDEALINNVDIDARNEFGETALMHACNNENVYAVIKILNCGADVNLENKMGNTPMIYASARGNKKIVEQLILRNANVNHVAHDGKTALLCACNSGNAELVKLLIEKGANVNCESRDGDTPLIKACDKCNFELVRYLVEAGAEINAKNIVCESALMYTLKHGTSRENIKIITYLIDHGADVSVMRETKELRIFMREIINNAPKIGTLIAMRREGLKGVRKFLEKFSENVRSECMSFLARSNTVRKIKEDNDALEMQIKKTVLESVKNINTKMEAGNIINKQVLANIIEKKEDIREKVESKIVRTDKKSVDVCDTKKKSIGCVKKHKNKIDSKVEKTPVSIVDIMSKKKFPKAKSNLSIVSKMEGWGKY is encoded by the coding sequence ATGGGGAATAAAAAAGTATTTAATTGTGGTACAAAGCTAACATTGGCAATTTATCGTGGAAATAGAGATATGATAGATGAAGCGTTGATTAATAACGTGGATATTGATGCTAGAAACGAATTCGGAGAGACGGCTCTTATGCACGCTTGTAATAATGAAAATGTTTATGCAGTCATAAAAATTTTGAATTGTGGTGCAGATGTAAATTTAGAGAATAAAATGGGTAATACGCCTATGATTTATGCCAGTGCCAGAGGAAACAAAAAAATAGTAGAGCAGTTGATTTTAAGAAATGCAAATGTAAATCATGTAGCACATGACGGGAAGACGGCATTATTGTGTGCATGTAACAGTGGGAATGCGGAGCTAGTTAAGCTGTTGATAGAAAAAGGGGCTAACGTAAATTGTGAATCAAGGGATGGAGATACTCCGTTGATAAAGGCATGTGATAAGTGCAATTTTGAGCTAGTTAGATATTTGGTTGAAGCGGGTGCTGAAATAAATGCAAAGAATATTGTGTGCGAATCGGCTTTGATGTATACTTTAAAGCATGGTACGTCAAGAGAGAATATAAAGATAATAACTTATCTTATAGATCATGGTGCAGATGTTAGTGTGATGAGAGAGACAAAAGAGTTAAGGATTTTTATGAGAGAGATTATAAACAATGCACCAAAGATTGGTACTTTAATAGCGATGCGAAGAGAAGGGTTAAAGGGCGTTAGAAAATTTCTAGAAAAGTTTAGTGAGAATGTACGATCAGAGTGTATGTCATTCTTGGCTCGGAGTAACACAGTAAGAAAAATAAAAGAGGACAATGATGCATTAGAAATGCAAATAAAAAAAACTGTTTTGGAAAGTGTTAAGAATATTAATACTAAGATGGAAGCGGGTAACATAATTAATAAACAGGTGTTAGCGAATATTATTGAAAAAAAAGAAGATATACGTGAAAAAGTTGAAAGTAAGATTGTCCGTACTGATAAAAAAAGTGTTGATGTTTGTGATACCAAAAAGAAAAGTATTGGTTGTGTTAAGAAACATAAAAATAAAATAGATAGTAAGGTAGAGAAGACCCCAGTTAGCATCGTGGATATTATGAGCAAAAAAAAATTTCCAAAGGCTAAGTCTAATTTGTCAATAGTATCTAAAATGGAAGGTTGGGGGAAATATTAA
- a CDS encoding dTMP kinase, with the protein MKGLFITFEGLDGCGKTTQIELLKKWLVDKGYDVVLTREPGGTQISERIRDIILDVSNDNMSYTCEMMLYAAARAQIIKEVIAPSLEKGCIVLCDRFVDSSYVYQGIARGLGVDVVERVNEIALDGVYPDVTLFFDISPKESKKRRAVATGEDRIEKEKLSFHEKVYQGYKYVAQMYPNRIKVIDAGGSVDKVHKEILACISKKISE; encoded by the coding sequence ATGAAGGGATTATTCATTACATTTGAAGGACTAGATGGATGTGGGAAAACAACGCAGATAGAACTACTAAAAAAATGGCTTGTAGATAAGGGATACGATGTAGTGCTAACAAGAGAGCCAGGTGGGACTCAAATAAGTGAGAGAATACGAGATATCATACTTGATGTGTCAAATGATAATATGTCATACACATGTGAGATGATGTTGTATGCGGCAGCAAGGGCACAGATTATAAAAGAAGTGATAGCACCATCATTAGAAAAAGGTTGTATAGTGTTGTGTGATAGATTTGTTGATTCAAGTTATGTATATCAGGGGATAGCACGAGGTTTGGGTGTTGATGTGGTAGAGAGAGTAAATGAGATAGCTTTAGATGGGGTATATCCAGATGTGACACTTTTCTTTGATATATCGCCAAAGGAGTCAAAGAAGAGAAGGGCTGTTGCTACTGGTGAGGATAGAATCGAAAAAGAAAAGCTTTCTTTTCATGAAAAAGTTTATCAAGGATACAAATATGTGGCACAAATGTATCCCAATAGAATAAAAGTAATAGATGCTGGGGGATCAGTGGATAAAGTTCATAAGGAGATTTTGGCGTGTATTTCAAAAAAGATATCGGAGTAA
- a CDS encoding aminotransferase class V-fold PLP-dependent enzyme, with amino-acid sequence MIPIYDMIQKYIAMNPNIFHMPGHKMGSTVASYYKDMIKWDVTETPLTDDLHDAKGAILKAQKLAARAFGADETLFLINGSTCGIHAMLLATCKHKDKIIVGRDCHKSVFNILAHIGVRAKFVNPVYKRKFGICGGYLAKDIEDALDQNPDATVVVITSPNYYGICSPIQDIARIVHDRGKILVVDEAHGAHFNFCDRLPKSALFCGADMVVQSAHKTLPALTQTAYLHIKGDRVDKNKVKRILSMIETTSPSFIFMASLDIARYIMEEEGNIRLTKICDRIDKLKKETQKFAGIKILDDHESEKDKTRLVINTSELGISGYDMQKILATKYNIHVEMADAYNVVCIVTACDSIDGLDKLEFALGEIASKEVGRCSINMVPMPKDCPVVDLVDVGDLKRELVLMDDAVGATSYNMIVPYPPGVPLVIAGQIITKEHVVYLKDIYAKGAVINGVYEGRIEIVKK; translated from the coding sequence ATGATACCTATATATGACATGATACAAAAATATATTGCGATGAATCCGAATATTTTTCATATGCCTGGGCATAAGATGGGAAGTACTGTTGCTAGTTATTACAAGGATATGATAAAGTGGGATGTAACAGAAACTCCATTGACTGACGATTTACATGATGCAAAAGGGGCGATTTTAAAAGCACAAAAGCTTGCAGCACGTGCATTTGGTGCAGATGAAACGTTGTTTCTTATCAATGGATCAACATGTGGTATTCATGCAATGTTACTTGCTACATGTAAGCATAAAGATAAAATTATAGTGGGGAGAGATTGTCATAAATCAGTGTTTAATATTCTAGCGCATATAGGTGTTAGAGCTAAATTTGTGAATCCTGTATACAAGCGAAAGTTTGGCATATGCGGAGGATATTTGGCAAAGGATATAGAGGATGCATTAGATCAAAATCCTGATGCGACTGTTGTAGTTATAACATCACCTAACTATTATGGAATATGTTCCCCTATACAGGATATAGCCCGCATTGTACATGATAGGGGTAAAATTTTAGTAGTGGATGAAGCGCATGGAGCACATTTTAATTTTTGTGATAGGTTACCTAAGAGTGCACTTTTTTGTGGTGCGGACATGGTGGTGCAAAGTGCGCATAAGACATTGCCTGCATTGACACAGACGGCGTATTTGCATATCAAGGGTGATCGGGTTGATAAAAATAAAGTAAAGAGGATACTTAGTATGATAGAAACCACTAGCCCGTCATTTATATTTATGGCATCGCTTGATATAGCAAGGTATATAATGGAGGAAGAAGGTAATATCCGATTAACTAAAATTTGCGATAGGATAGATAAATTAAAAAAAGAGACACAAAAATTTGCGGGGATAAAGATATTGGATGATCACGAGAGTGAGAAAGACAAGACAAGACTTGTTATAAATACTAGTGAGCTTGGTATATCAGGATATGACATGCAGAAAATATTAGCAACTAAATATAATATTCATGTGGAGATGGCAGATGCATATAATGTGGTGTGTATTGTTACAGCGTGCGATAGTATAGATGGATTAGATAAACTTGAGTTTGCATTAGGTGAGATTGCATCTAAAGAAGTGGGCAGATGTAGCATAAATATGGTGCCAATGCCGAAAGATTGTCCAGTAGTTGATTTGGTTGATGTGGGAGATCTAAAGCGAGAGTTGGTACTAATGGATGATGCGGTGGGTGCGACATCATATAATATGATTGTGCCATATCCACCGGGTGTGCCATTGGTGATAGCTGGACAGATTATAACTAAGGAGCACGTGGTGTATCTTAAAGATATTTATGCAAAAGGTGCAGTTATAAATGGAGTATACGAAGGAAGAATAGAGATAGTAAAAAAATAG
- the rsmI gene encoding 16S rRNA (cytidine(1402)-2'-O)-methyltransferase, translated as MEVGVLYLVATPIGNLDDISLRAIKTLQQVDIIAAEDTRQTIKLLNHLNIKKPMISYHEHNKYDKGKYIIQKILEGNNVALVSDAGTPAISDPGEELVRFAIEENIKISPIPGAVAGINALIASGLSTGRFVFEGFLPVNKRSKRERILFIKDDPRTIIFYEAPHKLLSTLTLLYELLGDREIVLARELTKKFEEFFRSSLSDAIKKYTNDKPRGEFVLLMEGICEKDVCTPNFWDDLTIENHVKHYVDCGESEKEAIKHVAKDRGKSKRDIYKYMLDRKG; from the coding sequence ATGGAAGTGGGAGTTTTGTATTTGGTGGCTACACCTATAGGAAATTTGGATGATATTTCGTTAAGGGCGATTAAGACGTTACAGCAAGTGGATATAATTGCAGCGGAAGATACAAGACAAACGATAAAATTGTTGAATCATTTAAATATAAAAAAGCCAATGATAAGTTATCATGAGCACAACAAGTACGACAAAGGTAAGTATATTATACAAAAGATATTAGAAGGAAATAATGTCGCGTTGGTGTCAGATGCGGGTACGCCAGCTATATCAGATCCAGGGGAGGAGCTGGTTAGGTTTGCGATAGAGGAAAATATAAAAATTTCGCCAATTCCAGGTGCAGTTGCAGGGATAAATGCATTGATAGCGTCAGGGCTTAGTACTGGTAGATTTGTATTTGAAGGATTCTTGCCAGTGAATAAAAGATCAAAAAGAGAGAGAATACTATTTATAAAAGATGATCCTAGGACAATTATATTTTATGAGGCGCCACACAAACTATTGTCTACTTTAACGCTTTTGTATGAGCTTTTGGGTGATAGAGAGATAGTATTGGCAAGAGAGCTTACCAAAAAGTTTGAGGAATTTTTTAGATCAAGTTTAAGTGATGCTATAAAAAAATATACAAATGACAAGCCCCGAGGTGAATTTGTGTTGTTGATGGAGGGGATTTGTGAAAAAGATGTTTGTACACCTAATTTTTGGGATGATCTAACGATAGAGAATCATGTTAAACACTATGTAGATTGCGGCGAAAGTGAAAAAGAGGCAATAAAACATGTCGCAAAGGATAGAGGCAAGAGCAAGAGGGATATATATAAATACATGCTAGATAGGAAAGGATAA
- a CDS encoding tRNA1(Val) (adenine(37)-N6)-methyltransferase, with protein MQERDIEVFEDEKVDDLDLKGYKIIQKKKGFCFGIDAVLLSYFADVGLKDKVLDLGTGTGIIPILIAGHTKASEIIGVEIQKDIADMAQRSVFMNRLEDRVTIRNYDLKCIEDIIGSNSIDVVVTNPPYIKVNGGLINDGDMKAISRHEIKCTLDDVIRVSAKVLKHNGRFCMVNRPDRLVDIMTLMRKYYIEPKSMRLVYPKKERTANLVLIMGKKGAKSELKIMEPLYVYDDKGNYTKEIDYIYNRREDF; from the coding sequence ATGCAAGAAAGAGATATTGAAGTCTTTGAAGATGAGAAAGTTGATGATCTTGATCTTAAGGGCTATAAGATTATACAAAAGAAAAAAGGTTTTTGCTTTGGCATAGATGCGGTATTATTGTCTTATTTTGCTGATGTAGGATTGAAAGATAAAGTATTAGATTTGGGTACTGGTACCGGGATAATCCCTATATTAATTGCGGGACATACTAAAGCAAGTGAAATAATTGGAGTTGAAATACAAAAAGATATTGCTGATATGGCTCAAAGAAGTGTTTTTATGAATAGATTAGAAGATAGAGTCACAATTAGAAATTATGATTTAAAATGTATAGAAGATATAATCGGTTCTAATAGTATTGATGTAGTAGTGACAAACCCCCCATACATAAAGGTTAATGGAGGTTTAATAAATGATGGTGATATGAAGGCAATATCAAGACATGAGATAAAATGTACATTGGATGATGTTATTAGAGTATCAGCAAAAGTATTAAAGCACAATGGGCGTTTTTGTATGGTTAATCGACCAGATAGGTTGGTTGATATAATGACACTTATGAGAAAATACTACATAGAGCCCAAAAGTATGAGGTTAGTGTATCCCAAAAAAGAGAGAACGGCAAATCTTGTGTTGATCATGGGGAAAAAAGGTGCTAAAAGCGAACTAAAGATTATGGAACCATTGTACGTATATGATGATAAGGGTAATTATACAAAAGAGATAGATTATATATACAATAGAAGGGAAGATTTTTAG